A stretch of the Alnus glutinosa chromosome 6, dhAlnGlut1.1, whole genome shotgun sequence genome encodes the following:
- the LOC133870149 gene encoding stemmadenine O-acetyltransferase-like, with product MEVEIISKAYIKPSSPTPPNLKTHKLSFLDQFIPSAYVPVILFYPMNQSTGHSVADIVSQRSQLLKQSLSETLTHFYPFAGKVKDTISIDCNDEGVYYVEARVNCHLLECLNQPNTALFYQFLRGEALGKELTAGDHVAMIQASTFACGGIAIGVLLSHMIADGIGMSVFLKGWATTAHKAREAVLCPNFDAPSAFIQNDGHSREESYTYTALFNPFFKSGRFLSRRVVFDASAIASLKAKATSPSVQNPTRVEVVSALLWKCMMAAFKATSGIHMPTFIIHSVNFRRRAIPPFVESSMGNLVWSAFASCTGEEIELPDTVRKLREAITKIDGDFVKSLQGDGGFAKHRELVKEMVGACASAASSSGMNYIAFTSWCNFGLYDIDFGWGKPIWVSSVGSSGNSEAVFSNLVLLMDTRSGDGIEAWVSLDKEDMVVLGQDKELLAFASMDPSPIN from the coding sequence ATGGAGGTGGAAATTATTTCCAAAGCATACATCAAACCCTCTTCTCCAACGCCCCCTAACCTGAAAACCCACAAGCTCTCATTCTTGGACCAGTTCATTCCTTCCGCCTATGTTCCCGTAATCCTCTTCTATCCCATGAATCAAAGCACGGGCCATTCTGTTGCTGATATCGTCTCTCAAAGATCACAACTGCTAAAGCAATCCCTATCAGAAACCTTAACTCACTTTTACCCATTTGCTGGAAAAGTCAAAGACACCATCTCCATCGATTGTAATGACGAGGGGGTTTACTATGTAGAGGCCCGAGTAAACTGTCATCTTCTTGAATGCCTCAACCAACCCAACACTGCTTTATTCTACCAATTTCTTCGAGGAGAGGCCCTTGGGAAAGAGCTAACCGCGGGAGATCATGTTGCTATGATACAAGCGAGCACCTTTGCATGCGGCGGTATTGCCATTGGTGTACTTCTTTCCCACATGATCGCTGATGGAATTGGCATGAGTGTCTTTCTCAAAGGTTGGGCTACCACGGCTCACAAGGCCCGTGAAGCTGTATTATGTCCTAATTTTGACGCCCCATCAGCTTTCATTCAAAACGATGGACACTCTAGAGAAGAGTCTTACACTTACACCGCTTTGTTCAATCCCTTCTTCAAATCAGGCAGGTTCCTTTCAAGGAGAGTTGTGTTTGATGCCTCGGCCATTGCATCACTCAAGGCCAAAGCAACAAGCCCAAGCGTACAAAACCCAACAAGAGTTGAGGTTGTCTCGGCCCTGCTTTGGAAATGCATGATGGCTGCTTTCAAGGCCACTTCTGGTATCCATATGCCAACTTTTATCATCCATTCGGTGAATTTCCGTCGAAGAGCAATTCCACCATTCGTAGAATCTTCAATGGGAAATTTAGTTTGGTCAGCATTCGCATCATGCACGGGCGAGGAGATAGAGTTGCCGGACACAGTCCGTAAGCTGAGAGAAGCAATAACAAAAATCGATGGTGATTTTGTGAAAAGCCTACAAGGTGATGGGGGGTTTGCCAAGCACCGTGAGCTTGTGAAGGAAATGGTTGGGGCATGCGCAAGTGCGGCAAGTTCTAGTGGAATGAATTACATTGCGTTTACGAGTTGGTGTAACTTTGGTCTCTATGACATTGATTTTGGGTGGGGAAAGCCGATATGGGTAAGTTCGGTTGGTTCGAGCGGCAATTCGGAGGCCGTGTTCTCAAATCTGGTTCTGCTAATGGACACAAGATCCGGTGATGGAATAGAAGCGTGGGTGTCGTTAGATAAAGAAGATATGGTTGTGTTAGGACAAGACAAGGAACTCCTTGCTTTCGCTTCCATGGATCCTAGTCCCATAAACTAG